In Alkalihalobacillus sp. TS-13, the following are encoded in one genomic region:
- the kdgD gene encoding 5-dehydro-4-deoxyglucarate dehydratase, whose protein sequence is MSNERKAPTGILGFPITPFNESGNIDEKALSRNIEFLLENDLEAIFIACGSGEFNAVSIKEYESMVEMATSLVDKKVPVYTGVGGNLSDALAKAQISSKHGADGYLVLPPYLIEGEQDGLYEYYKSILLSTDLNAIVYQRANAIFQLDALKRLIEFPQVVGLKDGVGNMELNIELTQTIGNRLGWLNGMPMAEVTMPAYVPLGYNSYSSAISNYIPHISRHFYDALLNDRKEEVRELYENVILPINRIRKQRKGYAVSLIKAGMEIIGLPVANTVRPPIVPVEKEHYKQLEKVVDKALEKYPVDHRVAHS, encoded by the coding sequence ATGTCAAATGAAAGAAAAGCTCCCACAGGTATTCTAGGATTCCCGATTACGCCGTTTAATGAAAGCGGTAACATTGACGAAAAGGCGTTAAGTCGCAATATCGAATTTCTATTGGAAAATGATCTGGAAGCGATTTTCATTGCTTGTGGGTCAGGCGAATTCAATGCTGTCAGCATAAAAGAGTATGAAAGTATGGTAGAAATGGCAACCTCCCTTGTAGATAAGAAAGTCCCAGTCTATACAGGTGTCGGGGGCAACTTATCCGATGCGCTGGCAAAAGCCCAAATTTCATCCAAGCATGGTGCTGACGGGTACTTGGTGCTTCCTCCTTATCTGATCGAAGGGGAACAGGATGGTCTTTATGAATATTACAAATCGATTCTTTTGAGCACAGATTTGAATGCGATCGTCTATCAACGGGCCAATGCTATCTTTCAACTTGATGCATTAAAGAGATTGATAGAGTTCCCACAAGTGGTCGGCCTTAAAGATGGCGTCGGGAATATGGAGCTTAATATCGAGCTTACACAAACGATCGGTAACCGTCTCGGCTGGTTGAACGGGATGCCGATGGCTGAAGTGACGATGCCTGCTTATGTACCTTTAGGCTACAATTCGTATTCTTCCGCAATCTCGAACTATATCCCACATATATCCAGGCACTTCTATGATGCCCTTCTGAATGATCGTAAAGAGGAAGTGCGGGAATTATATGAAAATGTAATCCTGCCAATCAATCGAATCCGCAAACAGAGAAAAGGATATGCGGTCTCGTTGATCAAAGCGGGGATGGAAATCATCGGATTGCCGGTCGCCAATACCGTAAGACCACCGATCGTACCGGTTGAAAAAGAGCACTATAAGCAACTCGAAAAGGTAGTGGACAAGGCATTAGAAAAGTACCCAGTCGATCATAGGGTGGCCCATTCATAA
- a CDS encoding ornithine cyclodeaminase family protein: MLIINEKEIQQSYGMKDAIRDVKTTLHAYGADKIDSPHRTVLRFPQHEGSALYMPSADLSDEVSAVKVVTIFPKNPSKGKATTQGVLLLSDAENGEHLAMMNASYLTRLRTGALSGIATKYLARKDAQVLTIIGTGGMGFEQALGVLAVRNVERILLVNRTPSKAEKFGEKLQASGIDIPFEVYEDVAAAIRQSDIICGATRSNEPVFNGDDLKPGTHINGIGSYLPHMREVDSTTITRASKIIVDDLGGAKDEAGELIHAANEGSWSFDDLHGELFELENKLKPGRESEAEITFFKSVGAAYFDLSVAKGVYDLSKDRNIGTEFEI; this comes from the coding sequence ATGTTGATCATAAATGAAAAGGAAATTCAACAGAGTTATGGAATGAAGGATGCCATCAGGGATGTCAAAACGACGCTACACGCCTATGGTGCTGATAAAATAGACAGCCCTCACCGTACCGTTCTTCGCTTTCCACAGCACGAGGGTTCAGCACTTTATATGCCGAGTGCAGATTTATCTGATGAGGTATCAGCGGTGAAAGTCGTTACCATTTTCCCGAAAAACCCATCAAAAGGGAAAGCGACAACACAAGGTGTTCTTTTACTGTCCGATGCAGAAAACGGCGAACATCTTGCCATGATGAATGCCTCGTATTTAACAAGACTCAGAACGGGGGCTCTGTCCGGTATCGCTACCAAGTATCTGGCACGTAAAGACGCACAGGTGCTCACGATCATCGGGACAGGCGGTATGGGGTTCGAACAAGCGCTTGGCGTGTTAGCCGTCAGGAACGTAGAACGAATCTTATTGGTGAACCGGACGCCATCTAAAGCCGAAAAGTTCGGTGAAAAACTGCAGGCATCCGGTATCGACATTCCATTTGAAGTCTATGAAGATGTTGCTGCAGCAATACGTCAGTCCGATATCATCTGTGGTGCAACCCGTTCGAACGAACCCGTATTCAATGGGGATGATTTGAAACCCGGGACACATATAAACGGAATCGGTTCTTATCTGCCTCATATGAGAGAAGTCGATTCTACTACCATTACACGCGCTTCCAAAATTATCGTCGACGATTTAGGAGGAGCAAAGGACGAAGCCGGCGAACTCATCCATGCAGCAAATGAGGGATCATGGTCGTTTGATGATCTTCATGGCGAGCTTTTTGAACTGGAAAACAAGCTGAAACCAGGTCGAGAAAGTGAAGCTGAAATCACCTTCTTCAAATCCGTCGGTGCCGCTTACTTTGACCTTTCAGTCGCCAAAGGCGTCTACGACCTATCAAAAGACCGGAACATTGGCACAGAATTCGAAATATAA
- a CDS encoding tripartite tricarboxylate transporter substrate-binding protein: protein MKKLFTIFLVAVLALSLAACSDTTAGSGEGSEVDVSRIRLVIGSTSTGGDTYQNADTISRYLEDPLGTNIKVDAVGAVRAFQELGKAKNDGSTVMFFHDMAYLGVEYGSIQENNKLENWTIGPVVSTNPGNAFLAKGDAPYDTMAESAEWLKNNPDETITVAIESGGVSEITFDGYYLWVKEKYGTEVSDRIKAYVTGSQEDKNQALWDGNADIINGSIGGNNEYTKDGVEDDIKMKFLGITAGKRVEGYDIPTFAEQGITVNGKEFVFDKEFFFLMPKDVEEDFASKLDKAVAEVEENPDYAKDLGKNAYITNYVPAEEAKDYLREKRATFQNIIKNAPELDKITN from the coding sequence ATGAAGAAACTTTTTACGATTTTTTTGGTAGCTGTGCTCGCGCTCAGTCTAGCGGCGTGCAGCGATACTACAGCCGGGTCAGGTGAAGGGTCAGAGGTGGATGTTTCGAGGATCAGGTTGGTGATCGGTTCAACGTCTACAGGTGGGGATACATACCAGAATGCCGATACGATCAGCCGCTATTTGGAAGATCCTTTGGGAACGAATATCAAAGTGGACGCAGTCGGGGCAGTCCGGGCTTTCCAAGAGTTGGGGAAGGCGAAGAATGACGGCAGTACTGTGATGTTTTTCCATGACATGGCGTATTTAGGCGTCGAATATGGAAGCATCCAGGAAAACAACAAGCTGGAAAACTGGACAATCGGACCTGTTGTTTCGACCAATCCAGGGAATGCCTTTTTAGCGAAGGGGGACGCACCTTATGACACGATGGCAGAATCCGCAGAATGGCTGAAAAATAATCCGGATGAAACGATCACCGTAGCGATTGAATCAGGTGGGGTGTCCGAGATCACGTTCGACGGTTACTATCTATGGGTGAAAGAAAAATACGGAACCGAGGTTTCAGACCGTATCAAAGCCTACGTGACAGGGTCCCAGGAAGATAAGAACCAAGCGTTATGGGATGGAAATGCAGACATTATCAACGGTTCGATCGGCGGTAACAACGAATATACGAAAGATGGTGTCGAAGATGACATCAAGATGAAGTTCCTCGGCATTACAGCTGGGAAACGGGTGGAAGGCTATGACATCCCTACTTTCGCTGAACAAGGGATTACAGTTAACGGCAAAGAGTTCGTCTTCGATAAGGAATTCTTCTTCCTCATGCCAAAGGATGTTGAAGAAGACTTTGCTTCGAAACTGGATAAAGCTGTAGCAGAAGTGGAAGAAAATCCGGACTATGCGAAAGACCTGGGCAAGAATGCTTATATCACCAATTACGTCCCAGCAGAGGAAGCGAAAGACTACTTACGCGAGAAGAGGGCGACTTTCCAGAACATCATCAAAAACGCACCAGAGCTGGACAAGATCACCAATTGA
- the gucD gene encoding alpha-ketoglutaric semialdehyde dehydrogenase GucD: protein MTIQTQSKQYLNYIDGKWLASSTNEWIENTNPANTDEVVGYVPKSNKEDLDKAVASAKSAKKAWRKLSGDARGKFLYRAADILESRLDEIAESMTREMGKTLPEAKGETARGVAILRYYAGEGLRKVGDVIPSTDSDALMFTTRAPLGVIGIITPWNFPVAIPIWKAAPALIYGNTVVLKPATETAVTCAKVFECFEEAGFPAGVVNMVAGPGSVIGQGIADHPDVNGITFTGSNAVGKQIGQAALARGAKYQLEMGGKNPVIVDSDADLDLAVDATISGSFRSTGQKCTATSRVIVLNDVYEQFKEKLITKTNEITVGNGLQEGIWMGPSVNESQLNTVLSYIQKGREEGASLVLGGERLTASDYEKGYFVQPTIFEDVTSSMTIAQEEIFGPVIALIKVDTIEESLEIANDVEFGLSASIFTSNIQKMLTFIDDMDAGLVRINAESAGVELQAPFGGMKQSSSHSREQGQAAIEFFTSIKTVFLK from the coding sequence ATGACCATTCAAACGCAAAGCAAACAATACTTGAACTACATAGACGGGAAATGGCTGGCGTCAAGCACAAATGAATGGATTGAAAATACAAATCCAGCGAATACCGATGAGGTCGTCGGTTATGTGCCGAAGTCAAATAAAGAGGACCTGGATAAAGCTGTAGCATCTGCCAAATCAGCTAAGAAGGCATGGAGGAAATTATCGGGTGATGCTAGAGGAAAGTTTCTGTATAGAGCAGCTGACATTCTTGAAAGCAGGTTAGATGAAATTGCCGAGTCCATGACGAGGGAAATGGGCAAAACACTGCCGGAAGCGAAAGGTGAGACAGCACGTGGTGTAGCGATTCTCCGTTATTATGCAGGGGAAGGATTGCGGAAGGTCGGGGATGTCATCCCTTCGACAGACAGTGACGCGTTGATGTTCACAACACGTGCACCACTAGGTGTGATCGGCATCATCACGCCATGGAACTTCCCGGTAGCGATTCCGATCTGGAAAGCGGCTCCAGCCTTGATTTATGGCAATACGGTCGTGTTGAAACCGGCCACAGAGACGGCGGTGACATGTGCGAAAGTCTTTGAATGCTTTGAGGAAGCAGGTTTTCCGGCAGGTGTCGTGAACATGGTGGCAGGTCCCGGTTCGGTCATCGGCCAAGGGATTGCGGATCATCCGGATGTGAACGGCATCACCTTTACAGGCTCCAACGCGGTGGGCAAGCAAATCGGTCAAGCTGCACTGGCGAGAGGCGCGAAATATCAGCTTGAAATGGGTGGGAAAAACCCAGTCATTGTCGATTCGGATGCTGATCTTGATCTTGCCGTCGATGCGACGATCAGCGGCTCATTCCGGTCAACCGGTCAGAAATGTACCGCCACCAGCCGTGTCATCGTCTTGAACGATGTCTATGAACAGTTCAAAGAAAAGCTGATCACGAAAACGAACGAGATTACGGTTGGCAACGGCCTGCAGGAAGGTATCTGGATGGGGCCAAGTGTCAACGAAAGTCAGCTGAACACAGTCCTCTCCTATATCCAGAAGGGGAGAGAAGAGGGCGCGTCACTCGTCCTTGGCGGAGAAAGATTGACAGCCAGCGATTATGAAAAAGGGTATTTCGTCCAGCCGACGATCTTTGAAGATGTGACTTCGTCGATGACAATCGCCCAGGAAGAAATTTTCGGACCGGTCATCGCGCTCATAAAGGTCGACACGATCGAGGAATCGCTCGAGATCGCTAACGATGTCGAGTTCGGGCTGAGTGCTTCGATCTTCACCTCCAACATCCAAAAGATGCTGACATTCATCGACGATATGGATGCCGGGCTTGTCCGTATCAACGCAGAGAGCGCCGGTGTGGAATTGCAAGCACCATTCGGCGGCATGAAACAATCAAGCTCGCATTCCCGGGAACAAGGACAGGCAGCGATCGAATTCTTCACATCGATCAAAACGGTGTTTTTGAAGTAA
- a CDS encoding helix-turn-helix domain-containing protein, translated as MPSDSIGKQIKSLRKTSKMTLKELAGHTGVSISFLSQVERGKSSVTLESLKKIADALDVNPSFFFSENRVREKSAMEHVSFHYEDLSCGIHDADFSPIMVTLKPGENKGSAFSHNGYEFLFVIEGKLTVEVEGDRIELGEHQPFMFNARKAHYWYNFSERDVKFLVVTSR; from the coding sequence ATGCCTTCGGATTCAATTGGGAAACAGATCAAATCATTAAGGAAAACGAGTAAGATGACGTTGAAGGAATTAGCTGGACACACAGGGGTTTCCATCAGCTTTTTATCGCAAGTAGAGCGTGGAAAATCCAGTGTCACATTAGAGTCCTTGAAAAAGATTGCGGATGCTTTGGACGTCAATCCGAGCTTCTTTTTCTCCGAGAACCGAGTACGAGAAAAATCAGCTATGGAACACGTATCCTTCCACTATGAGGACTTATCCTGCGGTATACATGATGCTGACTTTTCACCCATCATGGTCACGTTGAAGCCAGGAGAAAATAAAGGCAGTGCTTTTTCCCATAACGGATATGAGTTTTTGTTCGTGATTGAGGGGAAGTTGACTGTGGAAGTAGAGGGGGACAGAATCGAACTTGGCGAACATCAACCGTTCATGTTCAATGCTAGAAAAGCGCATTACTGGTATAACTTTTCCGAGAGAGACGTAAAGTTTTTAGTGGTGACATCTAGGTAA
- a CDS encoding MFS transporter yields MEKKQIRRVLIASLVGSSIEWFDYFLYGTVAALVFNQLFFVNEDPTVGLLLSYASFALAFFIRPFGGVIFSHIGDRIGRKKTLVLTLSLMGAATFAMGILPTYQAIGIWAPILLITLRLIQGLGIGGEWGGALLLAFEYAPEEKRGLFGAIPQMGVTIGMLLGTIALSIISLLPEGSFITWGWRVPFLMSALLVIFGLWIRKGIDETPAFKQVKESGEVPKLPIVETLKNYWREVLIAIGAKVVETAPFYIFSTFVVSYATGNLGYSRTATLNAVMIATVITTILIPIMGRLSDQFGRRKMYMIGAIGMALFAFPYFWMLQQQNVVLLVVATVIGLGIIWAPITAVLGTMFSEIFDAKIRYTGISLGYQIGAALAGGTAPLVATALLATFNNSYVPVAIYIIFTAIISLAAIWAVKTRKHKQMDVSLNS; encoded by the coding sequence ATGGAAAAGAAACAAATACGACGGGTATTGATTGCTAGTTTAGTAGGAAGCTCAATCGAGTGGTTTGATTACTTTTTATATGGAACCGTGGCCGCACTCGTTTTCAACCAATTGTTCTTCGTGAATGAAGATCCTACAGTTGGACTCTTGCTCTCCTATGCCTCTTTTGCATTAGCCTTCTTCATCCGCCCTTTCGGAGGTGTCATCTTCAGCCATATCGGTGACCGTATCGGCAGAAAGAAAACCCTTGTCCTGACCCTTAGTCTGATGGGGGCTGCGACATTTGCAATGGGGATTCTTCCTACCTATCAAGCCATTGGCATTTGGGCACCGATCTTATTGATCACCTTGCGTTTGATCCAGGGGCTCGGTATCGGCGGTGAATGGGGCGGTGCGCTTTTATTAGCCTTTGAATATGCGCCTGAAGAAAAAAGGGGCTTATTTGGCGCAATTCCTCAGATGGGCGTGACGATCGGGATGCTCCTCGGAACTATTGCCCTCTCAATCATAAGCTTGCTTCCTGAAGGCAGTTTTATCACATGGGGATGGCGTGTCCCATTCCTTATGAGTGCATTGCTTGTCATTTTCGGGTTATGGATCCGTAAAGGTATTGATGAAACGCCAGCATTCAAACAAGTAAAAGAATCTGGAGAAGTTCCAAAGCTACCGATTGTCGAAACGTTAAAAAATTACTGGCGTGAAGTGCTGATCGCCATCGGGGCAAAAGTCGTCGAAACAGCACCATTCTATATTTTCAGTACGTTTGTCGTATCCTACGCGACAGGCAACCTGGGCTACTCCCGGACCGCTACATTGAATGCCGTCATGATCGCAACCGTCATCACGACGATCTTGATCCCGATCATGGGGAGACTGTCTGACCAATTCGGCCGCAGAAAGATGTACATGATCGGAGCAATCGGAATGGCACTGTTTGCATTTCCATACTTCTGGATGCTGCAGCAGCAAAATGTCGTGTTACTTGTCGTAGCCACAGTGATAGGTTTAGGCATCATTTGGGCACCCATCACGGCGGTTCTCGGTACGATGTTCTCAGAGATTTTCGACGCAAAGATCCGTTATACAGGAATCTCTCTCGGCTATCAAATCGGGGCAGCTCTAGCAGGTGGAACAGCTCCTCTGGTTGCAACAGCACTGCTCGCTACCTTTAATAATTCCTATGTTCCAGTTGCCATCTATATCATTTTCACAGCAATCATCTCACTCGCAGCAATCTGGGCTGTGAAGACGCGCAAACATAAGCAAATGGATGTCTCACTTAACAGTTGA
- a CDS encoding FadR/GntR family transcriptional regulator translates to MSRVNDQLRVKSVKRETLSNQVIDQIIELLLSGQLKPGDKLPSEMELLDMFMVSRPVLREAISSLETIGIVRRKTREGTYFTNKIGSKPFKIMLSLSVGDIKAFIETRIAQELGLVTLAAEKITDEDLGRLKENIEKMEAQEGSTIELDKEFHRIIAYSASNPIIEGIIDPLLSMIDQTQETIPPEDRDKDYTIEQHKEIYAALEKRDPIESYLCMYRHLDHARKRILARHEAKDSLDFDQK, encoded by the coding sequence GTGAGCCGAGTTAATGACCAATTAAGGGTAAAATCTGTAAAAAGAGAAACGTTATCGAACCAGGTGATCGACCAGATCATCGAATTGCTGTTGAGCGGTCAATTGAAGCCGGGAGACAAGCTTCCTTCTGAAATGGAATTGCTCGATATGTTCATGGTTAGTAGGCCTGTCCTCCGGGAAGCGATCAGTTCACTCGAAACAATCGGAATCGTCCGCAGAAAGACGAGGGAAGGAACGTATTTCACCAATAAAATCGGAAGTAAGCCCTTCAAAATCATGCTGTCGTTATCAGTAGGTGATATCAAGGCATTCATCGAGACCCGTATTGCACAGGAATTAGGTCTTGTTACACTTGCAGCTGAAAAAATCACCGATGAAGACTTAGGAAGGCTGAAAGAAAACATTGAAAAGATGGAAGCGCAGGAAGGAAGCACGATTGAGCTCGATAAAGAGTTCCATCGAATCATCGCTTATAGTGCGAGTAATCCAATCATCGAAGGGATCATTGATCCGTTGTTGAGCATGATCGATCAGACGCAAGAAACCATCCCTCCGGAGGACCGGGATAAAGATTACACGATTGAACAACATAAAGAAATTTATGCCGCCCTGGAAAAAAGAGACCCTATTGAATCTTACTTATGTATGTACCGTCACTTGGATCATGCAAGGAAGAGGATCTTGGCTCGACATGAAGCGAAGGATTCTTTGGACTTTGATCAAAAATAG
- a CDS encoding tripartite tricarboxylate transporter TctB family protein — translation MKDLLTVKLKFSEYHTIFPKIMLTILIFLAVLMLLLNIVKRIREGTLTAFRFQFFVDNYDKLKFYGTFVLLIAYAFVLELIGFLPASILFMFLISLLFIGNVKKKSIVVSLANSLATSLVIWYLFGQLFDITLP, via the coding sequence GTGAAAGACCTGCTCACAGTTAAATTGAAGTTCAGTGAATACCATACCATCTTTCCTAAAATCATGCTGACGATCCTGATTTTCCTGGCGGTTTTGATGCTGCTGCTCAATATCGTCAAACGAATAAGGGAAGGAACGTTAACGGCGTTTCGTTTTCAATTTTTTGTCGACAACTACGACAAACTTAAATTTTACGGAACGTTCGTGTTGTTGATCGCCTATGCTTTCGTGCTAGAACTGATCGGTTTTTTACCGGCAAGCATCCTTTTTATGTTCTTGATCAGTTTACTATTCATCGGAAATGTCAAAAAGAAATCGATCGTTGTGTCATTAGCCAACTCGCTGGCAACGTCATTGGTCATCTGGTATTTGTTCGGCCAGCTGTTCGATATAACTTTACCGTAA
- a CDS encoding YhgE/Pip domain-containing protein — translation MNNGLSIYQKDMKNIVTNWVAAILICGLILLPSLYAWINIKASWDPYGNTEQISVGVVNEDEGAEVRGDQVNVGDELVKELKKNKTMEWHFADRKQAMDKVEYGDYFAVIVIPEDFSEKLATVVSGNPEKANMEYYVNEKINAIAPKITDKGASVIVEQITSNFISIVNGVIFENFNELGLELEKDLPDIKRFEDYVFKMEDALPEIHDMAQQSYTDAKQAQKIINQAQSMIPKANRLTGESLQIIDETTQFLNKAENRLNELSPKVKADLEKARDVSRDVNGFIKGVKSKEIDFSSGEEVQKRLDQQTDQALDNIKTAKSLLQQLKDLNNQQQDHPNKQEENEKIDQAIDQLDKLQTDIETVQKESDQLKSFVTDKEQEVDDTLNNLDELSGNTVNRIDAFLKEYDENIEPTVLQNIDNAQKTLSEARGMLTNIQETIPEVEKILGRTESNLNEGEEILSYMLNEYPYVNGKINELADKIREVQGETDINEIIDLLKNDPEKERNFFAEPVTLTKTELFPVSNYGTGMTPFYSVLAIWVGALLLISLLEVDGQSLKEYTSRQRYFGKLLTFLTINLCQTLVITIGDLYVVDVGIGHPGWFILFGLFISLIFTTIVYTLVSIFGDLGKALAIVLLVLQIAGSGGTYPVVLLPEFFQMINPFLPFTYAIDLVREALAGIVWKRVTHDVVALAIFGSIALLIGGLLKKTLNKRTEKIMKKSKESGLFH, via the coding sequence ATGAATAACGGATTAAGTATTTATCAAAAAGATATGAAGAATATCGTGACCAACTGGGTGGCGGCCATCCTGATCTGCGGATTGATCCTCCTTCCTTCCTTATATGCATGGATCAACATCAAGGCATCCTGGGATCCATATGGGAATACGGAGCAGATTTCAGTTGGAGTCGTCAATGAGGATGAAGGAGCGGAAGTCAGGGGGGATCAGGTCAATGTCGGCGACGAACTTGTAAAAGAATTGAAGAAAAACAAAACGATGGAATGGCATTTTGCCGACAGGAAACAAGCGATGGATAAGGTCGAATACGGAGACTATTTTGCCGTCATCGTCATTCCTGAAGATTTTTCGGAGAAACTGGCTACCGTCGTTTCCGGAAACCCAGAAAAAGCGAATATGGAATACTATGTAAATGAAAAAATCAACGCCATCGCACCGAAAATAACAGATAAGGGTGCCAGTGTCATTGTGGAACAGATCACCAGCAATTTCATATCCATCGTCAACGGTGTCATTTTTGAAAACTTCAACGAACTTGGATTAGAGCTTGAAAAAGATCTACCGGATATCAAGCGATTTGAAGATTACGTGTTCAAAATGGAGGATGCCCTACCGGAAATCCATGATATGGCGCAGCAGTCCTATACTGATGCAAAACAGGCACAAAAAATCATCAACCAGGCGCAAAGCATGATTCCAAAGGCGAATCGGCTCACAGGGGAAAGTTTACAGATAATCGATGAAACGACCCAGTTTTTAAATAAAGCTGAGAATAGACTGAATGAATTATCACCAAAAGTGAAAGCTGATCTAGAGAAGGCAAGGGATGTTTCCAGGGATGTTAATGGATTCATCAAAGGGGTGAAAAGTAAGGAAATTGACTTCAGTTCAGGGGAAGAAGTCCAGAAGAGGCTGGATCAGCAGACAGATCAGGCACTCGACAATATCAAGACTGCCAAAAGCTTACTCCAACAACTGAAGGATTTGAACAACCAGCAACAGGATCATCCAAATAAGCAAGAAGAAAATGAGAAGATCGATCAGGCAATTGATCAACTGGACAAACTGCAGACAGACATTGAAACAGTACAAAAGGAATCTGACCAGCTTAAATCGTTCGTTACGGATAAAGAACAAGAAGTAGATGATACACTCAACAACCTGGATGAATTATCCGGCAATACGGTCAACCGAATCGATGCGTTCTTGAAAGAATATGACGAAAACATAGAGCCAACCGTTTTACAAAATATCGATAATGCACAAAAGACCTTGTCAGAAGCAAGGGGAATGCTGACCAATATACAGGAAACGATACCGGAAGTTGAGAAAATCCTGGGGAGAACCGAAAGTAACTTGAATGAAGGCGAAGAGATCTTATCGTACATGCTCAATGAATATCCGTATGTGAACGGAAAAATCAACGAATTGGCGGATAAGATTCGTGAGGTGCAGGGCGAAACGGACATTAATGAGATCATCGACCTGTTGAAAAATGATCCAGAAAAAGAACGGAATTTCTTTGCCGAACCCGTCACCTTAACGAAGACCGAACTGTTCCCCGTTTCCAATTACGGAACAGGCATGACTCCTTTTTATAGTGTACTCGCGATCTGGGTAGGTGCCTTGCTCCTCATTTCCTTATTAGAAGTGGATGGGCAAAGCTTGAAAGAATATACCTCAAGGCAACGGTACTTTGGAAAATTATTGACATTCCTAACGATCAATTTATGTCAAACCCTCGTCATCACTATTGGAGACTTATATGTTGTCGATGTAGGCATTGGTCATCCAGGCTGGTTCATTTTATTCGGACTGTTCATCAGCTTAATCTTCACAACCATCGTCTATACACTCGTTTCCATTTTCGGTGATCTTGGTAAAGCCCTCGCAATCGTACTATTGGTATTGCAGATAGCTGGATCTGGCGGAACCTATCCTGTTGTTCTGTTGCCTGAATTTTTCCAGATGATCAATCCGTTCTTACCATTTACGTATGCAATCGATTTGGTGAGGGAAGCCCTGGCTGGTATCGTTTGGAAACGTGTCACCCATGATGTAGTGGCGCTGGCTATTTTTGGTTCCATCGCGTTATTGATCGGAGGACTATTGAAGAAAACACTCAACAAAAGAACAGAAAAGATCATGAAAAAATCGAAGGAGTCCGGCCTATTCCATTAA